One Pectobacterium polaris DNA window includes the following coding sequences:
- the phnK gene encoding phosphonate C-P lyase system protein PhnK, whose amino-acid sequence MTTEHHASDSPLLDVRHLTHLYAPEKGFRDVSFQLWPGEVLGIVGESGSGKTTLLNAISARLAPQEGEVIYRNAEQQALSIYDISERQRRALVRTEWGIVWQHPLAGLRPTVSAGGNIGERLMAIGNRHYGDIRSKAAQWMENVELPENRLDDLPTTFSGGMQQRLQIARNLVTAPRLIFMDEPTGGLDVSVQARLLDLLRTLVVEMQLSVVIVTHDLGVARLLSHRLLVMQRGRVVEQGLTDRVLDDPSHPYTQLLVSSIL is encoded by the coding sequence ATGACGACAGAACATCACGCATCCGACAGCCCACTGCTCGATGTGCGACACCTCACGCACCTGTATGCGCCGGAAAAAGGCTTCCGCGACGTGTCGTTTCAGCTGTGGCCGGGGGAAGTTTTGGGGATTGTCGGCGAATCGGGTTCAGGGAAGACCACGCTGTTGAACGCGATCTCTGCACGGTTGGCACCGCAGGAAGGTGAAGTTATCTACCGCAACGCCGAGCAGCAGGCGCTCTCGATCTATGACATCAGCGAACGGCAGCGGCGCGCGCTGGTGCGTACCGAGTGGGGGATTGTCTGGCAGCATCCGCTGGCGGGATTACGCCCCACGGTGTCTGCGGGCGGCAATATCGGCGAGCGGCTCATGGCTATCGGCAATCGGCACTATGGCGACATCCGCAGCAAGGCGGCGCAGTGGATGGAAAACGTCGAGCTGCCCGAAAACCGTCTGGACGATTTGCCGACCACGTTTTCCGGCGGGATGCAGCAACGCCTCCAGATCGCACGCAATTTGGTGACGGCACCGCGGCTGATCTTTATGGATGAACCCACTGGCGGGTTAGATGTATCGGTGCAGGCGCGGCTGCTCGATCTGCTCAGAACGCTGGTTGTAGAGATGCAGCTTTCTGTCGTCATCGTGACGCACGATCTCGGCGTCGCCCGCCTGTTGTCGCACCGTCTGCTGGTGATGCAGCGTGGGCGAGTTGTCGAGCAGGGACTGACGGACAGGGTGCTGGACGATCCGAGCCACCCTTACACCCAGTTGCTCGTTTCTTCCATTCTGTAA
- the phnL gene encoding phosphonate C-P lyase system protein PhnL, which produces MDTQLRIENVDKTFVLYNQQGTKLPVFQDVSLSVKGGECVALHGHSGSGKSTLLRSLYGNYQPDGGHIWVRHRERWVDIVNADARHVLEIRRETVGWVSQFLRVIPRISTLNVVIQPLLERGMSRQESEIRAGELLTHLNVPERLWSLAPATFSGGEQQRINIARGFIGDYPILLLDEPTASLDAKNRLAVTQLINNAKDKGCAIVGIFHDDEVRQEVADRLYTMSVNAMSMNTLPIASNAQETANDH; this is translated from the coding sequence ATGGATACGCAATTACGCATCGAGAACGTTGATAAAACGTTCGTGTTATATAACCAGCAGGGTACAAAATTGCCGGTTTTCCAAGACGTTAGCCTGTCCGTAAAAGGCGGTGAGTGTGTGGCGCTGCACGGGCATTCAGGAAGTGGAAAATCCACGCTGCTGCGTTCCCTGTACGGCAACTATCAGCCTGACGGCGGCCACATTTGGGTACGTCATCGCGAACGTTGGGTCGATATCGTCAACGCGGACGCCCGCCATGTGCTGGAAATCCGCCGTGAAACCGTGGGCTGGGTCAGCCAGTTTCTGCGCGTTATCCCGCGCATTAGCACGCTGAACGTGGTCATCCAGCCGTTGCTGGAACGCGGCATGTCTCGTCAGGAAAGCGAGATTCGCGCCGGTGAGCTGCTGACGCATCTGAACGTCCCTGAACGGCTTTGGTCGCTCGCGCCCGCCACCTTTTCCGGTGGTGAACAGCAGCGCATCAACATTGCTCGCGGGTTTATTGGCGATTACCCGATCCTGCTGTTAGACGAACCGACAGCCTCGCTGGATGCTAAAAACCGACTGGCTGTCACACAGCTCATTAACAATGCGAAAGACAAAGGGTGTGCCATCGTCGGCATCTTTCACGATGACGAAGTGCGTCAGGAGGTGGCCGATCGCCTTTACACGATGTCAGTGAACGCCATGTCGATGAACACGCTGCCGATCGCTTCCAACGCTCAGGAGACCGCAAATGATCATTAA
- the phnM gene encoding alpha-D-ribose 1-methylphosphonate 5-triphosphate diphosphatase, which translates to MIINNVNMVLSREIIHGSLEVRNGVIHHISDRPSRHPGALDGEQAWLLPGLVELHTDNLDKCFTPRPGVNWPAEAAMRNHDALIIASGITTVLDAVAVGDVRDGGHRLENLRRMTDAVLHSQQHGTNRADHHLHLRCELPHQDTFPLFEQLADISLVALASLMDHSPGQRQFSSQEKYHQYYKGKYHLNDEQMAAFEEEQLAGSRRWSQPNREAIVRLCHDRGITLASHDDATPEHISEAHQHRVAIAEFPTTEIAAQQANGVGMNVLMGAPNVICGGSHSGNVSAHNLATLGVLHILSSDYYPASLLEAAFMIAEDARNDYDLPRAMALVSRNPAQALQFDDRGCIEEGRRADLLLVKRHAPQMKLLRVWRQGVRVF; encoded by the coding sequence ATGATCATTAATAACGTCAATATGGTGCTCTCACGGGAAATCATTCATGGCTCACTGGAAGTGCGCAACGGCGTGATTCACCACATCAGCGACAGGCCCAGCCGTCATCCCGGTGCGCTGGATGGCGAACAGGCCTGGCTCCTGCCGGGGCTTGTCGAGCTACATACGGATAACCTCGATAAGTGTTTCACGCCGCGCCCCGGCGTTAACTGGCCTGCTGAAGCGGCGATGCGCAATCACGATGCGTTGATTATCGCCAGCGGGATCACCACCGTGCTGGATGCCGTCGCGGTGGGAGATGTTCGCGATGGCGGGCATCGGCTTGAGAACCTGCGGCGCATGACGGATGCGGTATTGCACAGCCAGCAGCACGGCACCAATCGGGCGGATCACCATTTGCACCTGCGCTGCGAACTGCCACATCAGGATACGTTCCCCCTTTTTGAGCAACTGGCGGATATTTCGCTGGTCGCGCTCGCGTCATTGATGGATCACTCTCCGGGGCAGCGGCAATTTTCCTCTCAGGAGAAATATCATCAGTATTACAAAGGCAAGTATCACCTGAATGATGAACAGATGGCCGCGTTTGAGGAGGAGCAACTGGCGGGTTCACGCCGCTGGTCGCAGCCTAACCGCGAGGCGATTGTCCGTCTTTGTCACGACAGAGGAATCACGCTGGCCAGCCATGACGATGCGACGCCGGAACATATCAGCGAAGCCCATCAGCATCGTGTCGCTATTGCCGAATTCCCAACTACTGAGATCGCAGCGCAGCAGGCAAATGGCGTTGGCATGAACGTGCTCATGGGCGCACCGAATGTCATCTGCGGCGGTTCGCATTCCGGCAATGTATCGGCACATAATCTGGCGACGCTTGGCGTGCTTCACATTTTATCTTCGGACTATTATCCGGCCAGCCTGCTGGAGGCGGCGTTCATGATCGCAGAGGATGCGCGCAATGATTACGACTTGCCGCGCGCGATGGCGCTGGTTAGCCGCAACCCCGCTCAGGCGCTGCAATTTGACGATCGTGGCTGCATTGAAGAAGGACGACGAGCCGACCTGCTGCTCGTCAAACGGCACGCTCCGCAAATGAAGCTGCTGCGCGTGTGGCGTCAGGGCGTCCGGGTATTCTGA
- the phnN gene encoding ribose 1,5-bisphosphokinase has protein sequence MTKLIYLMGPSGAGKDSLLRAIRQLSLPRLLVAHRYITRPAEIQGENHIALTPEEFTNRQQLGLFALHWQAHQCHYGIGIEIDDWLQRGNDVIVNGSRAYLTQARERYGNTLFPICLTVSASALRERLRARGRESEQQIATRLQRAEEEQSRLANDCVLLNNDGDLQRTLSTFRSLLPFDSACATHSEQ, from the coding sequence ATGACGAAACTCATCTACCTCATGGGCCCTTCCGGCGCAGGCAAAGACAGCCTGCTGCGGGCGATTCGTCAGCTGTCGCTGCCACGCCTGCTGGTGGCGCACCGGTACATTACTCGTCCCGCTGAAATACAAGGAGAGAACCACATTGCGCTGACCCCGGAGGAGTTCACGAACCGCCAGCAGCTTGGCCTCTTCGCGCTCCATTGGCAGGCGCATCAGTGCCATTATGGCATCGGGATAGAGATTGATGACTGGCTACAGCGGGGGAATGACGTCATCGTGAATGGCTCGCGGGCTTACCTGACTCAGGCGCGTGAACGTTATGGCAACACGCTGTTTCCGATATGCCTGACCGTCTCTGCATCGGCACTGCGAGAGCGGCTACGCGCCAGAGGGCGGGAGAGCGAACAGCAAATTGCCACGCGTTTGCAGCGTGCCGAAGAAGAGCAAAGCCGCTTGGCAAACGACTGTGTTTTACTGAATAACGACGGCGATCTGCAACGTACCTTATCTACCTTTCGGTCGCTGCTGCCGTTCGATAGCGCCTGTGCGACACACAGCGAACAATAG
- the phnP gene encoding phosphonate metabolism protein PhnP produces the protein MAANMAANSDGSVFHFLGTGGAQQVPAFGCECEVCQQAQRDEKKRRRACCAAITTQDRIILIDAGLPELAPYLLPYPTRHILLTHYHMDHVQGLFPLRWGYGDPIPVFGPPDEAGCDDLFKHPGILHFQPPLVPFQPFELDGISITPVPLIHSKLTYGYLIQTPTHTLAYLTDTIGLPPETAQFLSAYTLDYAVVDCSHPPQTTPPRNHNDITRALEIFTQLNPKQLYLTHIGHELDRWLQTQTLLPENVHAAYDGLVLGL, from the coding sequence ATGGCAGCAAATATGGCAGCAAATAGTGACGGGAGCGTTTTTCACTTTCTGGGAACCGGCGGCGCACAGCAGGTTCCCGCCTTTGGCTGTGAATGTGAGGTTTGCCAGCAGGCACAGCGCGATGAAAAAAAACGGCGTCGTGCCTGCTGTGCGGCAATCACAACACAAGATCGGATCATCCTGATTGATGCCGGATTACCTGAGCTAGCGCCGTATCTGCTTCCCTATCCGACTCGGCATATTCTGCTGACCCACTATCATATGGATCACGTTCAGGGATTATTTCCCCTGCGCTGGGGTTACGGCGATCCCATTCCGGTCTTTGGGCCGCCGGATGAAGCGGGCTGCGACGATCTCTTTAAGCACCCAGGGATTCTGCATTTTCAGCCGCCTCTGGTGCCTTTCCAGCCCTTCGAACTGGATGGCATAAGCATCACGCCGGTTCCCTTAATCCACTCCAAATTAACCTACGGTTACCTCATCCAGACGCCGACGCATACGCTGGCCTACCTGACCGACACCATCGGCTTACCGCCTGAAACCGCCCAGTTTCTCTCCGCGTACACGCTGGACTATGCGGTGGTCGATTGCAGCCACCCTCCCCAGACGACGCCACCGCGCAACCACAATGACATCACCCGTGCGCTGGAAATCTTCACCCAACTGAACCCCAAACAACTGTACCTGACCCACATCGGCCACGAACTGGATCGCTGGCTCCAAACGCAAACGCTGCTACCTGAGAACGTCCATGCGGCGTATGACGGGCTGGTGTTGGGGCTGTAG
- a CDS encoding DUF2798 domain-containing protein: MTNAVTKNTPKFRFPKHTSPYVFALYMATIMAFLMCLVIILAEFGMGPHYMENVMNAYQVAMPAAFVCILIVRPIVTRLVGLTVHGH; encoded by the coding sequence ATGACTAATGCTGTTACTAAAAATACCCCGAAATTCCGCTTCCCTAAGCACACTTCACCCTACGTATTTGCTCTTTATATGGCGACCATCATGGCATTTCTGATGTGTCTGGTCATCATTCTGGCCGAATTTGGAATGGGGCCACATTACATGGAGAATGTGATGAATGCCTATCAGGTTGCCATGCCCGCCGCTTTTGTTTGCATACTGATTGTCCGTCCTATTGTTACCCGGTTGGTAGGACTGACTGTTCACGGTCACTGA
- a CDS encoding LysR family transcriptional regulator: protein MDVLGLISNFIRVVENGSIAAAARAKGMSPAAVSQSLSRLETHLGVRLISRTTRSMTLTENGKRYFEKVRHIPHDIELASQAAASETKLQGPLCIATTAAFGRYVIAPLMPAFKASFPDIDIELISTDRNVNHRLEGVDVSIRIEAQLNDQLIARKIASMPFIFCAAQAYLDRAGTPQTPEELSQHACLVFRYPTDGRFLPWTFMVNGQPVNVKLNPKFISDDIDIIAKIAENGGGVTRLASFVAQPLIDSGQLTPLFCSDHSNGNRVESLPMNIYACVNERSALNSKVRAFIAFLEAEI, encoded by the coding sequence ATGGATGTGTTAGGGCTGATTAGCAATTTTATCCGCGTGGTGGAGAACGGCAGTATCGCCGCGGCGGCACGAGCTAAAGGTATGAGTCCGGCGGCGGTAAGCCAGAGCCTTTCCCGGCTTGAGACACATTTGGGCGTGCGCCTGATATCGCGCACCACCCGTAGCATGACATTAACCGAAAACGGTAAACGTTATTTCGAGAAAGTACGTCATATTCCACATGATATCGAGCTCGCCTCGCAGGCTGCTGCGAGTGAAACCAAACTGCAAGGTCCGCTTTGCATCGCGACGACTGCCGCGTTTGGTCGGTACGTTATCGCTCCACTAATGCCTGCTTTCAAAGCGTCTTTCCCCGATATTGATATCGAACTGATTAGTACCGATCGCAACGTCAACCATCGGTTGGAAGGCGTTGACGTCAGTATCCGCATCGAGGCACAGCTGAACGATCAACTGATTGCCAGAAAAATCGCATCAATGCCATTTATCTTCTGTGCGGCTCAGGCTTATCTGGATCGGGCGGGCACCCCTCAGACTCCCGAAGAACTCAGCCAGCACGCCTGCCTGGTTTTCCGCTATCCCACAGATGGACGTTTTCTTCCCTGGACATTTATGGTTAATGGACAACCTGTTAACGTGAAGCTCAACCCCAAATTCATCAGTGATGATATTGATATCATTGCAAAAATAGCAGAAAACGGAGGCGGCGTTACGCGTCTGGCAAGCTTTGTTGCCCAGCCGTTGATAGACAGTGGCCAACTCACGCCTTTGTTCTGTTCAGACCACAGTAACGGTAACCGCGTAGAGTCTTTACCGATGAATATTTATGCCTGTGTCAATGAACGTTCGGCACTGAATTCAAAGGTAAGGGCATTTATTGCGTTTTTAGAAGCTGAGATTTAA
- a CDS encoding nucleotidyl transferase AbiEii/AbiGii toxin family protein, with translation MDQRDIYARQVKLLMTALPYVAKEPCFALKGGTAINLFVQDFPRLSVDIDLVYQTFIDRDTDLAAINNALMRITESLNGRPGITAIRQENKADEKRIIVNTVDAQIKIEVSPVWRGLLLPPAEMPVCEQVEMEFGFTTMNVVSLADLYGGKICAALDRQHPRDLFDVLNMLEKPGLTREIFDGFLCYLAGHPRPIAELLAPNWDIARIATLYQQEFSGMTQHETSLESLLSVTTLLPQALKSHFTAQDKQFLLSYKHNTPDWSLYRYPDIQHLPAIRWKQHNLSALHAKNPAKFSAAVGKLEKVLEQRF, from the coding sequence ATGGATCAGCGTGATATTTATGCCCGACAGGTCAAGCTGTTAATGACCGCCTTGCCGTATGTGGCGAAAGAACCCTGTTTCGCACTGAAAGGCGGCACAGCAATTAATTTATTTGTGCAGGATTTTCCTCGTCTATCGGTAGATATCGATCTGGTTTATCAAACCTTCATAGATCGTGATACCGATCTGGCGGCCATCAATAACGCCTTGATGCGTATTACGGAATCGCTGAACGGCAGGCCGGGGATCACAGCGATCCGGCAGGAGAATAAAGCCGATGAAAAACGCATCATCGTTAACACCGTTGATGCGCAGATAAAGATTGAAGTCAGCCCGGTTTGGCGTGGATTGCTGTTACCTCCAGCAGAAATGCCGGTATGCGAGCAGGTGGAAATGGAATTCGGCTTTACCACCATGAACGTCGTTTCACTGGCAGATCTTTACGGCGGTAAAATCTGCGCCGCGCTCGATCGCCAGCATCCACGCGATCTGTTTGACGTGCTAAATATGCTGGAGAAACCGGGTCTCACACGCGAGATCTTTGATGGCTTTCTTTGTTATCTGGCTGGTCATCCCCGCCCCATCGCTGAACTACTGGCACCAAACTGGGACATTGCACGGATCGCTACACTGTACCAACAGGAATTTTCGGGTATGACGCAGCATGAAACGTCTCTGGAATCACTTTTGTCAGTAACGACTTTACTGCCGCAAGCATTGAAATCCCATTTTACCGCTCAGGATAAACAGTTTTTACTGAGCTATAAGCACAACACCCCTGACTGGTCGCTATATCGCTATCCTGACATTCAACATCTTCCCGCTATTCGTTGGAAACAGCATAATTTATCGGCCTTACATGCTAAAAATCCGGCCAAATTTAGTGCGGCGGTAGGCAAGCTTGAGAAGGTTCTGGAACAGCGCTTTTAG
- a CDS encoding type IV toxin-antitoxin system AbiEi family antitoxin domain-containing protein, protein MTNYLNWLMQNTLPGQVLLQSWLTRNGIDRKLSYVYVQNGWLRRIAHGVYCRAGREPDWVDAVYCLQTQWEKPVRVAGLTSLALQGYSHYTELSKPQIWLTLPAYIKLPGWFAAFEPSATFVVLYTSGLSVDVMPFMTELRIGDRRLTGSVPELAAYEIASGVPTQISFEHADALFQGLHLLSPRKLQALLCASHSVKTNRVMLYLAQRNGHPYFQYLDKSGIETGAGKRQIVPGGWLEPDYQITVPREFKSEGVEDGSA, encoded by the coding sequence TTGACAAATTATCTAAACTGGCTGATGCAAAACACCCTGCCCGGTCAGGTATTGCTCCAATCATGGCTTACCCGCAACGGCATAGATCGTAAGCTTTCTTACGTCTATGTCCAAAACGGTTGGCTCAGGCGGATCGCTCACGGCGTTTACTGCCGAGCGGGTCGTGAACCGGACTGGGTGGATGCAGTTTACTGCCTGCAAACCCAATGGGAAAAGCCTGTGCGGGTGGCAGGGCTGACCAGCCTTGCGCTACAGGGCTATTCCCATTATACCGAACTGAGCAAGCCTCAAATTTGGCTCACGCTCCCGGCTTACATAAAGCTGCCGGGATGGTTCGCCGCCTTTGAGCCATCCGCCACCTTTGTCGTGCTCTATACATCAGGCCTGTCGGTTGATGTGATGCCATTCATGACAGAACTGAGAATCGGCGATCGGCGACTGACTGGCAGTGTTCCAGAACTTGCCGCATATGAAATCGCCAGCGGTGTTCCCACACAAATATCATTTGAGCATGCCGATGCATTGTTTCAGGGTCTACACCTTCTCAGCCCGCGTAAATTACAGGCACTGCTCTGCGCCAGTCATTCAGTAAAAACCAACCGGGTGATGCTCTACCTTGCCCAGCGTAATGGGCATCCTTATTTTCAGTATCTAGATAAAAGTGGTATAGAAACAGGCGCTGGAAAGCGGCAAATTGTCCCAGGCGGCTGGCTGGAACCGGATTACCAGATCACTGTTCCCAGGGAGTTTAAATCGGAAGGAGTCGAAGATGGATCAGCGTGA
- a CDS encoding AraC family transcriptional regulator yields the protein MANDWLELRQHADTGIETIKAHFEGHAYDPHWHDSYLVGVTLSGTQQFHCRRERHHSRPGDAFLLEPGEIHDGDAPVDGGFTYLTFYLDEQWLTSALHGLYASTPGSYSLHFAQTLTRDPLLVRSIGDTFATLHNDEMKIVQQSAMDNLLSQITAHCHWRKRLPSQLQSTAVAHRARDYLYAHLGENIGLSDLARETGTDRFTLTRCFKREFHLAPHAWLIQLRLAKARQLLACGDQPADVAATLGFADQSHLGRWFQRAYRISPSHYRRLCTNLPDVSRK from the coding sequence ATGGCGAACGACTGGCTTGAGCTACGTCAGCATGCAGATACGGGGATTGAAACGATCAAGGCGCATTTTGAAGGGCACGCCTACGATCCACACTGGCACGACAGCTACCTCGTGGGCGTGACGCTTTCCGGTACGCAGCAGTTTCATTGCCGCCGTGAACGGCATCATAGTCGTCCTGGTGATGCCTTTTTGCTGGAGCCGGGTGAAATCCACGACGGTGACGCGCCGGTCGATGGCGGGTTTACCTATCTGACGTTTTACCTCGATGAGCAGTGGCTAACTAGTGCGCTGCACGGCTTATATGCTTCCACGCCAGGAAGTTACTCGCTTCATTTTGCGCAAACACTCACGCGTGATCCACTGCTGGTTCGTTCGATTGGCGACACGTTCGCCACGCTTCACAACGATGAAATGAAAATTGTGCAGCAGAGCGCCATGGATAACCTGCTCTCGCAGATTACCGCACATTGTCACTGGCGAAAAAGGTTACCCTCGCAGCTGCAAAGCACGGCGGTGGCCCATCGCGCCCGCGACTATCTTTATGCGCATCTGGGCGAAAATATCGGTCTGTCTGACCTCGCGCGGGAGACGGGCACCGATCGCTTCACGCTGACACGTTGCTTTAAACGTGAATTTCATCTTGCTCCGCACGCTTGGCTTATCCAGCTTCGTTTGGCGAAAGCACGGCAGCTACTGGCATGCGGCGATCAGCCTGCCGACGTGGCTGCGACCCTAGGTTTCGCCGATCAAAGCCATCTTGGCCGTTGGTTTCAGCGGGCGTATCGGATCTCGCCTTCCCATTACCGTCGGTTGTGCACAAACCTTCCAGACGTTTCCAGAAAATAG
- a CDS encoding LysE family translocator has product MSLMPFLLFAFVASITPGPTNILILTNSQRHGVRNTLPAVVGACVAASAIVLISGAGAGEMLRQYPVVRQVMSWAGVLWLSWMSWQLFRAPAATLSGESHNRFTARAAALLQVINPKTWMMALAVVSLFAPAGEHALREVSIMALWFLIISMACLVCWAGLGKAVNRVFRTTVAMVRFQRLMALCLFVSAWAGMLA; this is encoded by the coding sequence GTGAGTTTGATGCCGTTTCTACTGTTTGCATTTGTCGCCTCGATAACGCCGGGGCCAACGAATATCCTGATTTTAACCAACAGCCAGCGTCATGGCGTGAGAAACACGCTACCCGCAGTGGTCGGTGCCTGTGTGGCGGCAAGCGCTATCGTCCTTATTTCCGGTGCCGGTGCGGGAGAGATGCTGCGTCAGTATCCGGTGGTTCGTCAGGTGATGAGCTGGGCGGGCGTGCTGTGGCTAAGCTGGATGAGCTGGCAATTATTCAGGGCACCTGCGGCTACTCTCTCTGGCGAATCGCACAACCGTTTTACGGCTCGCGCTGCGGCGTTGTTACAGGTGATTAACCCGAAAACGTGGATGATGGCATTGGCCGTCGTCAGCTTGTTCGCCCCTGCGGGGGAGCATGCGTTGCGGGAGGTATCGATAATGGCGCTGTGGTTTTTGATTATCTCGATGGCCTGTCTGGTGTGCTGGGCAGGGCTGGGGAAGGCCGTGAACAGGGTGTTTCGCACCACCGTTGCAATGGTGCGCTTTCAGCGCCTGATGGCGCTGTGTCTGTTCGTTTCCGCCTGGGCAGGCATGCTCGCTTAG
- a CDS encoding transcriptional regulator, whose amino-acid sequence MQREDVLEHALTLLEQHGFAMTTLDMLAERLGVPVEELTPFWPDREALLYDGLRHHSQQVDTWRRQLLLDDEKSIEQKLLARYQVLHESVNKQRYPGCLFIAACSFFPDINHPIHQIAEQQKLASYQYTRDLLEELETDDPEMVAQQMELILEGCLSNLLVKHQAASIATAQRLAEDVLRFALCRKNGALT is encoded by the coding sequence ATGCAACGGGAAGATGTTCTTGAACATGCGCTTACTCTGCTGGAGCAGCACGGCTTTGCCATGACAACGCTGGATATGCTGGCGGAGAGACTGGGGGTTCCGGTAGAGGAACTGACGCCATTCTGGCCGGATCGGGAGGCGCTGCTGTACGACGGCCTGCGTCACCATAGCCAGCAGGTCGATACCTGGCGGCGTCAGCTTCTCTTGGACGACGAGAAAAGCATCGAGCAGAAGCTGCTGGCACGCTATCAGGTGCTGCATGAGTCTGTGAACAAACAGCGCTATCCGGGCTGCTTGTTTATTGCGGCGTGCAGCTTCTTCCCTGATATCAATCACCCTATCCACCAGATTGCGGAACAGCAGAAGCTGGCGTCTTACCAGTACACCCGCGATTTGCTGGAAGAGCTGGAAACCGACGATCCTGAGATGGTGGCACAGCAGATGGAATTGATTCTGGAAGGCTGCCTGAGCAACCTGCTGGTCAAGCATCAGGCCGCCAGCATCGCTACTGCACAGCGGCTGGCAGAAGATGTCTTACGCTTTGCGCTGTGCCGCAAAAATGGCGCGTTGACCTAA